The Mangrovibacterium diazotrophicum DNA window CCGCTGATCGGCTTGAATGACTCGGGTGGTGCCCGTATCCAGGAAGGTGTGCAATCGCTGGCCGGTTATGCAGACATCTTCTACAACAATGTCCTGTCGAGCGGTGTGATTCCTCAAATCAGCGTGATCCTCGGACCTTGTGCCGGTGGTGCTGTTTACTCTCCAGCCCTCACCGATTTCATCTTTATGGTGAATGAAACCAGTCACATGTTCGTTACCGGACCTGAGGTAATTAAAACGGTAACGCACGAGGACGTTAGTAAAGAAGAATTAGGCGGTGCTTCAACACATAGCCACAAAAGTGGTGTGGCTCACTTTACAGGTGAAAATGAAGAGCAAACACTGATGATGGTTCGCGAACTGATGAGTTTCCTCCCGTTGAATAACATGGAAGAGCCAGTTGAGCTTCCTTGCACCGACCCGATCGACCGTGAAGAAGAAGAACTGAATACAATTGTTCCGGTTGATCCGAACAAACCTTACGACATGAAGGACATCATCTACAAAATCGTGGATGACGAGCACTTCTTCGAAGTTCAGCCGCATTACGCTTCAAACATCATTATTGGTTATGCACGTTTTGGTGGCCGTTCGGTGGGTATTGTGGCCAACCAACCAGCTAGTCTGGCGGGTGTTCTCGATATTAACTCATCGGCTAAAGCAGCACGTTTTGTACGTTTTTGCGATGCCTTCAACATTCCGATTGTAACCCTGGTAGACGTTCCTGGATTCCTTCCTGGAACTCAGCAGGAGTTTGGTGGAATCATCAAACACGGAGCGAAATTGCTTTACGCATTTGCTGAAGCTACCGTGCCTAAAATCACCCTGATTACCCGTAAAGCTTACGGTGGTGCCTACGATGTAATGTCGAGCAAGCACATTGGCGCCGACGTAAACTACGCCTACCCAACTGCCGAAATTGCCGTAATGGGGCCGGAAGGAGCCATCAACATTCTGCGCCGCGACATTAAGTCGGACGAGGAAAAAGCAAAAGCAGTTGAACTGTACCGCGACACATTCGCCAACCCTTACCGTGCTGCATCTCTCGGGTACATTGACGAGATCATCTATCCGAAGGATACACGTAAGAAGATTATCAGCGCACTGGATATGACACACAATAAACGGAAGTCAAATCTTCCGCGAAAACATGGTAACATTCCATTGTAAAAAGTTAAAGCCTCTTGAAAAAGAGGCTTTTTTTATGCCCTATTTGTCATCAATTCGATAGGCTCCTTTCGCACATTTTATTAATTTCGGAACCGCATTTTTTTTACCAAACTCTGAAATTACTAATCGATATACAATGAAAGGAAAGCATTTGAAATTGAAAGACAGTCTGTTGAAAACAATACTGCCTGTTGCGCTGATTTTATTAAGTTTTTACTCTTGTAAAAAGAAGACCGTTGATCCCCGGATTGTATTGGATCGGGACTACAAAAAAGAAATTTTAGCCGGAAGAGACGCCTTGCGCGTTTACCTCATCGGAAGCGAAACCGGAATTTCTGTTTCCGTCTCCGTTGATGGAAAAACGGTTTGGTCAGAAGGTTATGGCTTTGCCAACAAAGAATTAAAAGCGCCAGCCCGTCCTGAAACAAAATACCGGATTGGCCGCACATCTCAAATCTTCCCCGCGATGCTGATTGCCAAACTTCAGGAAGAAGGTAAAGTAGATGTGAACGAACCTTTTTCGAAGTATGTTCCGAACTACCCGGCCAAACAGTGGGATTTCACCCCTTACAACCTGGGAACTCACTCGGCAGGATTCCCGGAAACCGACTTCATCCTGGTGCAAAACAAGCAAGACTACAAAAGCCTGAAAGAATTCATTCAGGCAACCGAGAAAGACAGTTTGTTATTCAAACCGAACCAGTACTTCGCGGTTAGCGATTACGATCCTTGCTTACTGGGAATTTTGGCCGAAACGATTGGTCAAAAGAGCTATCCAAAACTGGTCAAAGAAATGTTGCTTGATACGCTTGGCCTGAACGAAACAGAACTGGATAGTCCCTCTCCCATCATCGACTACCGCTCTACCCCTTACCACCGCAATTTCATTGCACAAGTGGTGAATGCGCCGGAAATAGACTCCCGATTTGTTTCACCGGCGTACGGCTACCTGTCGACAGCAGACGATTTAAACAAACTGGGACAGTTGTTAATGAACAAGGAATTCTTTTCCGAAGAAAGCTACAAGCTTTTCTTCACGCCCAATACGCTTGACGGAGGTTTCCAGAGCAACTTAGGCTTCGGCTGGAACATTTATACCGATCGTCAGGGAAGAAAGGTTTACATACAGGAAGGCTCAACAATTGGCGGAAGTTCATTCCTGGCTATCTTTCCCGATCAAAAGTTAGTTGTCAGCATTTGTACCAACCTTGCCGACAATTCAGAAAGTGTCCCATCCGGGAAAATCGTACAACTTTTCCTCGATAAAATCAACCCGGTAAAACAAGAAGAGCCCGCTGCCCAAAAGGAAGAAAAAGCGGAGAAACCTGCGGAACAGTAATCAGAACACAACAATGATATTAATAGAAAAAGCCGGCCTCACGCCGGTTTTTTTGTGCAAAAAAAGAGGCACCGTTACCGATGCCTCTTTTGTATTTTATGAAGTGAAGATTACCAAGCGAACAATGGTAAATCTTTCATCATTTCGTTAACGCGTTTGCGAACTGAAGTGATTACCGCTTCGTCATCCGGATTTGAAAGAACTTCGTCAATCAAGTCAACAATAACCGGCATCGCATCTTCTTTCAATCCACGGGTTGTAACAGCTGGTGTACCTACACGCAAACCAGAAGTTGTAAACGGTGAACGGCTGTCGAACGGCACCATGTTTTTGTTGATCGTGATGTCAGCCAACACCAAGGTATTTTCAGCTTTCTTACCTGTCAGTTCAGGGAATTTGGTACGCAGGTCAATCAACATACTGTGATTGTCGGTACCACCTGAGATCACTTTATAACCTTTTGCAATGAACGCTTCAGCCATAACAGAAGCATTCTTTTTCACCTGAGCCTGGTAAACTTTGTATGAAGGATCCAACGCTTCGCCGAATGCGATTGCTTTCGATGCGATGACGTGTTCCAACGGTCCACCTTGTTGTCCCGGGAATACCGCGAAATCAAGCACTGCCGACATCATTTTGGTTTCACCTTTTGGTGTTTTGAAACCAAATGGGTTTTCAAAATCTTTCCCCATCAAGATGATACCACCACGAGGTCCACGCAGGGTTTTATGAGTCGTTGAAGTTACGATATGTGCATATTTAACCGGGTTTTCAAGCAAACCAGCAGCAATCAAACCAGCAGGGTGAGCCATGTCAACCATAAACATTGCACCAACTTCATCAGCGATTTGACGCATGCGGGCATAATCCCATTCACGAGAATAAGCCGAAGCACCACCGATAATCAGTTTTGGTTGGTGTTCTTTTGCCAAAGCTTCCATTTCGTCGTAGTCAACCATTCCGGTTTCTTCTTTCACGTGGTAAGCAATTGGTTGATACAATATACCTGAAGAGTTCACCGGAGAACCGTGAGACAAGTGACCGCCGTGAGCCAGATCAAGCCCCAGGAACTTGTCGCCAGGATTCAAAATGACACTAAGAACAGCTGCATTAGCCTGTGCACCAGAGTGAGGTTGAACGTTTGCATATTCAGCACCGAAAAGTTCTTTAATACGATCGATTGCCAATTGCTCGGTCATGTCAACAATCTGACATCCCCCGTAGTAACGTTTGCCCGGGTAACCTTCTGCGTATTTGTTTGTCATTACAGAACCCATTGCTTCCATAACCTGCTCGCTAACAAAGTTTTCAGAAGCAATCAATTCGATCCCACTAAGCTGACGCTTGCGTTCTTTTTCAATAATGTCGAATACTAATTGATCTCTTTTCATTTGGTATATATTCAAATTTCGATTATTCAAATTTAACACGATCCGCGAACGGATGAAGTTGTTGAAAACGAGTTTCAAATTGAGGGTCTAAAGGTAAGCTTTTTTACCTGTTGCTGAAAACAATAGAAATAAACAAAACGCAAAAATTTATGAACCTTTTCAATTCCTTTACACACCAAAAACAACCCTCAAAATTCGGATAGAAATATCGCTGGTGAAGATCCTCTAATCGCCGAATAAAGTAAAGAAATTCGTTAGAACCTACAGGCTCGAAAAACGAGAATGACAAAGTCAACCGCTTCCAAATTTTTTAAAACATCTATTTCACGGGCTTTGGGTCTAATCTTTTAGCTGAAATCCTCGTAAACCCGATTATCCTCTCCTTTTTATTTAGCACTGTCGAGTCATAGCTAAATACAATTTTGCGATGCGAAAAGCATCTTTTGTGTACAACTGAAAAAACGATAACATGCCACTGAAAAAATTGACAGATTTTCTCGACCGGAACAATATTGAATATATCACCATTCGTCACTCGCTGGCTTATAACGCCCAGCGGATTGCAGCGACCACGCACATTCCGGGAAAAGAAATTGCAAAAACAGTTATTGTAAAAATCGACGGCAGATTAGCCATGGCAGTTCTTCCTGCTTCGTATATGATTAACCTGCGCTTGCTGCGTGAAACAACCGGAGCAAGACTAATTGGGTTGGCCAGTGAAATGGAATTCAAAAACCGTTTCCCCGATTGTGAACTTGGCGCAATGCCTCCTTTCGGAAATTTGTACGACATGGAAGTTTACGTTGCTGAAAGCCTAATCGAAGATGAAGAAATTTGCTTCAATGCAGGAACCCATGTGGAACTGATCCGCATGGCTTATGCTGATTTTGAAAGGCTGGTTGAACCGGTAGTTTTGAGATTCTCAAAAGCTCTCACCGCCTGATCTGAATTGATGTAAATATTTAAGGGTAACAATTCTTTTGGGGAAGCCTCCGAAGCTATTTGGAGGTTTCTTTTTTTTGTGTGACTTTCGTAAGACAAAATCAGTTACTATGGATTCAGCCAAACGTCCCTTGCTTTTAACTTCTGCCCTTGCACTAAGTACTATCGGCAGCAGCCTAAGTACAGTTGCCTATCTCGGGACATTCCTGTTTTACGACAAAGCACTCCCTCAAATTGAAAAATTCACAAATGACCTGACAGCCGGAATGATCAGCCGCTATTACATCCTGGCCATGGGAATAATCAGCTTTGTGTCGCTCCTGGGGGTAATGAAAATGTGGAAGAACGAGCGGTCAGGTTTCTTCTTTTACCTTTTTGCCCAAGCCTGTTTATTTGTGCTCCCCCTCGTCAACATCGGCAAACATGCTTTTTCGAGCACGAATGCCATCTTCACCGTGTTGTTTTTATCCATCTACGCAGTCTTCCTGAAGCGCATGCAATAAAAAAGCCCATCGTACTGACGGGCTTCTTGTTGAAAATATTTAGTTCTATTTTTTTAATCGTGCGATAATGTGCGAACAAAATTCCGGTAATTCGAGAATACCCGAGCCCGGGAAATGAATCCGAGGTATTTGCCATTGTCCAGCACCGCCAGGTTGAAGCGAGCGCTACTCTCAAATTTTTCGGCAACCTTCAACATCGTGTCTCTTGGCGAAATGTAATGCTCGGGCATGTACATCAAATCCTTCACGTAAATTTTGTCATACAGTTCGTGGTTGAAAATGATCTCGCGGATGTCATCCATCTTAATCATTCCCTTCATCATTCCTTCATCGTCAACAACAGGGAACAAATTCCGTTTCGATTTCGCAATAATTTTCGTCAGGTCTCCCAAGGTCGCTTCGGGCGAAACAATGGCGAAATCCGTTTCAATAAGTTCGCGAACGGCCATGAAATGCAAAACCGCTTTATCCTTGTGGTGAGTTACCAACTCTCCTTTTTTCGCCAACGCTTTGGTGTAAATCGAATAGGGCTCAAAGGCCATAATCGTCACATACGAGGCGATAGCGGCAATAATTAACGGGAAAAACAACTGGTAACCGCCAGTGATCTCGGCCGTGAGGAAGATTCCCAGCAACGGCGCGTGCATCACACCTGCCATCATGGCTCCCATCCCTGCCAATGCAAAATTGTCGATCGGCAAATTCAACCCTAATACCAGGTTGAAAAAGCTGGCCACAAAATAACCACCGATCGCTCCAACAAACAAAGTTGGTGCGAAAATACCGCCGACTCCACCACTTGCCGTTGTGGCTGTCATGGCAATTACCTTGATGAACACAAGCAAAAGCAGGAAAATGACAATGAACCACTGCTGATCTTTAAAATTGAAGAACAACGAATTATCAAGCAAGTCGGGTCCAAGGCCATTAAAAATCTTGTCGATACTATGATAACCTTCCCCCCAAAGCGGCGGAAACAGGAAAATACAAAGGCCAAGAATCAAACCGCCAATCAAAATCTTATTGATGGGCTTCCGAATCAACTTAAACCTGCGCTCCAGGTACATCGTCATTCGCGTAAAATACAGCGAGATGAAACCGGAAAACACACCTAAAATCAGATAGAATGGAATATTACCGGCGTCAAACGAGTTCACCAACTCGAACTTGAAAAGTACCTCGTCGCCCATGAAATAATAGGCCAACACTGCTGCCGAAATACCGGAAATCAGCAAGGGCAGTAACGATGCCATTGTCAGGTCAAGCATTAAAACTTCGAGGGTAAAAACAATACCGGCTAAAGGCGCCTTGAAAATCCCGGCGATAGCTCCGGTCGCCCCGCAACCAAGCATCAACATCGTTTGCGCATGACTGAGGTTGAAGAAACGGGCCAGATTCGAACCGATAGCAGAACCAGTTAATACTACCGGGGCCTCTGCTCCAACCGATCCACCAAATCCGATGGTAAAACTACTGGTGATCATGCTTGAAAAAGTATGATGCCGCTTCAAATTTCCTTTATTCAAACTGATTGCTCCCAACACCTTCGAAACACCATGTCCCAAATCGTCTTTGATGAGCAGTTTAACAATCAACACTGTAATGGCTATCCCAATTAGCGGAAATGCCAAAAACAAATAGTTTTCATCCGATTCTTTAAGGTTACCAACCAAAGTTTCACCGATCAGATGAATCAAATTTTTCAACAGCAAAGCTGCCGTACCACACACAATACCAATCAACAAACTTAACCAATACACTTTTTTCGAATCGTTCATCCGATTGAAAAAGGCTAGCAACTTGGTCTTCAATTCCATCATAACATCAAAAGCTTATTCATATGAAAAATGACTCATTTTTTTCCGATAAGAAGAAAAAACCCGGGCCCGCGAAATAAAACCGATGTATCTTCCTTCGTCAATAACAGCGATGTTGTAGCGTCCTGTCACTTCAAATTTTTCAACAACCTGTTCCATCAAATCAGCAGTCGAAATAAAATGCTCGGGTAAATACATCAGTTCGCTCACCTTAACCGAGTCATATAGTTCCTGCTTAAATATTAAATGTCGGATGTCATCCATTTTGACCATGCCCTTGAGGTAACCTTCATCGTCGACCACCGGAAAAATATTCCGGTGTGCGGTGGAAATTGCCTCCGTTAAGTCACGGAGGGTGGCATCGGGGTGCAAAGTAACAAAATCTGTTTCAACTAATTTCTTGACCTCCATCATCTGCAGAATATTCTTGTCTTTGTCGTGTGTCATCAATTCCCGGCGTTGTGCCAGCTGAGCGTGATAAACCGACTTGGGCGCAAAGGCCTTAACTGTTAAAAATGAAAAGGTTGCCGTAATCATCAACGGTACAAATAACAGGTAGCCACCCGAGATATCGGCGATCAGGAAGATACCGGTCAGCGGTGCATGCAGTACTCCCGCAATCAATCCAGCCATGCCAATCAAGGCAAAGTTATTCTTATCAATCTGCTGATTACCAAATCGATCAACCAATACAGCGAACACCGCCCCAACATTCACACCTGTGAAAAGTGTGGGTGCAAAGATGCCTCCAACTCCCCCGCTTCCAAAGGCCAGCGAGGTTGCCACAACCTTCAACAAACTAATGGCTGCCAGCAAGATAACCATCAAAAAAAAGTGATCTTTCAGGTAAAAGAAAACCGAGTTATTGTATAAATAACTGTAATCGCCGGCCAGGCAAGCATTGATCGCCAGATATCCTTCACCATAGAGTGACGGGAACAAAAAGATCAGGAAACCAAGCAATAGCCCCCCGTAGAGCAATCGATTCCACAAGCCCGGAATCTTCTCAAAACGATTTGTTATATAAATGTTAATCTTTGTGAAATAAGCAGAAACAACTCCCGTCAGGATTCCCAACGCGATGTAATAAGGAAGATCGTTTACCACGAAGCTTGACTTGACATCAAACGGATAAAGCACATCATGTCCCATGAAAAAGTAGGAAGTCATGACCGCGGCTGAAGAAGAAAGCAGCAGCGGAACCAGCGAAAAAGTGGTCAGATCGATCATGATGACTTCAACTGCAAAAACGATTGCCGCAATCGGAGCTTTAAAAATGGCCGCCATTGCCGCTGCCGACGAGCAAGCCAGCATCAAAATAGTACTGCGGTAATCCAAATGGAAGAAACGCGAAAGCACCGAGCTATAGGCAGCACCTGAAACAACGGTTGGGCCCTCCAGTCCCACCGAGCCTCCGAAACTAACCGTGAGCGCACTGGATACCATCGAGCTGTAAAGGTTGTGACGGCTCAGATCGCCCTTGCGTCGCGAGATACTGTGCAAAACATTTGGAATACCCGGCCGGACGGGTTTTCGCACGATAAACCGAACAAACAGAACGGTCAGCAAAATGCCGACAATAGGCAAAATAAAATAGATGGAGTTTCCCTCGTTCTTTTCAATGACCAGGTTTACCAGATCCTGCAATTTCCAAACGAAGTTCTTCAGCAAGGTTGCCAGAATGCCAACAATGACGCCAATAACAACACTCAACAGAATGATGAATTTCCGTTCGCTCAGGTGTCGAAGTCTCCAGCGATGAAAGCGGGCTGCATAAGAGAGCTTGTTTGGCATCTTTTTCGAAATTAGTGCTTCGGAAAAGACTATAAGTTAAGAATCTATTTCTTCTTTTTAAAGATATCCTTGATCGATTCCCAAACTTTTTTCTTCTCTGTTTTATGCGTTTCCCCATCCGACTGATCTCTGTCCGACTGATCTTTCTTTTTAAAGATATTGCCAATCAAATCACCGATTGATCCGGCAGGCAAATCCTCCCGGTACGGCTCCACATCGAGCTTCGCCAGCAAACGGGGAGCTGGTTCGCGGAAAGAAGCGTATTGCAAGCGCTTGTAGCGCGTATCAGCATACAACTTGGTGTAAAACTTCCCGACAATCGGAAGCGCCATGTAACCGCCTTGGCCGTATGTGATGGTACGGAAGTGAATCGACGGATCATCAGCTCCAACCCAGCAACCGGTAACCAGTCCCGGATTCATCCCCACAAACCAACCATCGGTTTGATCCTGTGTTGTTCCGGTTTTACCCGCAAAATCGCCACCAACGTGGTAAGCTGTTCGAATCGGGCTACCGGTTCCATTCGAGATAACCGACTGCATCATGTGAACAAGCATACGGCAATTCTCCGGATCCAGCGACGTTTTGATCGGCTCAGGCTTGGCAAATTTGTCCAATACCTTGCCTTGTGCATCTTCAATTGAAACCAGGTAATGCGGCTCGATGTAAACACCGTCGTTCAGAATCGTGGCATAAGCCGAAACCATATCTTTCAAACTGATAGATGCTACTCCCAAAGCCAAAGAAGGAAATTCAGGAAGCTCGGCTGAAATACCCAGTTCGCGGGCTGTTTCAATCACCTCGTCAATGCCCGTTTCCATCAAAACCTCCACAGCAACCGTGTTGATCGATTTGGCCAGTGCTCCTTCCATCGAGTAATAGCCTTCATAATCCGGGTGTGAGTTTTGCGGCGACCAATCCTGGTAGTCGTGGTAAACTTTACGCTCATTTGAAAAATAATCGTCAGGTTCCAAACCATTCTGCAAGGCGGCCAGGTAAACAAATGGTTTAAAGGTTGAACCGACCTGTCGCTGCGAGTTCACATGGTCGTATTTGAAGTAGCGAAAATCGATTCCGCCAACCCAGGCTTTCACCTCACCGGTTGATGGCTCAAGTCCTAAAAATCCGGCGTTCAACAGGCTCAAATAATGCTTCACCGAGTCCAGTGGTGTTGCCACAACTTGCTTGTCGCCTGTCCAATCGAACAGCACCATATCACGTTTTTGGTTGAAAGCGGCTTTAATTTCAGCCTCTGATTTTCCGGCTGCCTTCATCTTCCGGTAGCGTTCCGATTGTTTCATAGCGCGCTCCAGCACCGAAGGTTTGCGCGACCAGGGAGTAGAACCTTTCCAATGGTTGTTGAATACGTTCTGCAAACTCTTCATGTATTCTTTCACCGATTGCTCGGCAAAATACTGGTAATCGTAGTTGACAGTTGTTTTCACTTTCAACCCGTCGTTGTATAAGTTGTACGGATCGCCGTTTTCCTTTTTATGACTCTTACACCACTCCAGCAATTCCGGCTTCAACATTTCCAGGAAGTACGGAGCCGGGCCTTCGTTGTACGAAATCCGACGATAACGCAAGGTCAGCGGCTTCTCCTGGAAGACTTTTCCTTGTGCCTCCGAGAGGTATTCATTTTTTACCATCTGCCCGATCACCACATTCCGGCGTTCTTTAGAGCGTTCAGGGTGTAATCGGGGGTTGTAATAATTATTGGCTTTCAACATTCCCACCAACACTGCTGCTTCATCAACTGTCAAATCTTTCGGCGACTTGTTAAAAAAACGCTCAGCGGCCACTTCAATACCATAGATATTTTCACCAAACGGAACGGTGTTCAGGTAAAGCGTCAGGATATCTTCTTTGGTATAAATGCGCTCCAGACGGTAGGCAATAATCGATTCGCGGAGTTTGTTGACCGGCATCGAAAAAACACCCAGACTATTGCGGGGGAAAAGGTTTTTTGCAATCTGCTGGCTCAAGGTACTTCCACCTCCGGCACTGTGATCCTGCAGGAGAATTGATTTCACAAAAACACGCATCAGCGCCACTTCATCAACCCCGCGGTGCTCGTAAAAGCGTGAATCCTCGGTTGCAACCAGGGCATGAATCACGTTAGGCGAAATCTCGTCGTAGCGAACATTACTCCTGTTTTCGGTATAATAACGCCCCAGCAATTTTCCTTCCTGCGAGAAGACTTCCGAGGCCTGTGGATTTTTGATATCGTGCAACTGCGAGGTGCTCGGAACATAGCCTAAAAATCCCAGGTAAACAGCTGTGAAGAAAAGTGCAAAAAGAATGATTCCCACCGCTGCTATCTTCAACATTAACATGAGAAAGCGCCGCCCAATCGACGACTTCTTGGAGGACTTTTTACGACGTCCGCTACTTGCTTTTTTACGTGGTTTTGCTTTTGCTGAAGACTTCGATGTAGATTTCCGAGGAGGCATATGATTTTGTTTATTTCCCTTTTTCGTATTGAGATACCGATATGAACTTATTCTTACAATCAATAATTGTACCGCTATCTTTCGAGCTCAAAACTATACAATAATGCCAAAACGACTCGACTATTTCTAAAGGAATCGACAAACTTTTCCCAAAAATAATTGTCATTATAGTTCCACCCGTTTATTGAAATAACTATGAAAGTTGGTATTACAGGAGCTTCAGGTTTTATTGGACAACAATTGATCGCTTCGCTTCAATTGAAAGGGCATACATGCGTGGCACTAAAACGAGATTTACTTTACAATCCGGAAAAAGGTTTGGCAGATCTCCTTACCGGATGCGATGCCGTGATTAATTTAGCAGGAGCACCAATTTTGCAACGCTGGACAGCCAACAACAAGCGGACCATCTACAGCAGCCGGGTCGATACCACATTGAATTTGACGGAAACCATTCGGAAGATTCCCGCAGCCCAACGTCCCAAAGTATTCATTTCCGCATCAGCAGTTGGTATTTACCAAACCGGGCTGGAGCACGATGAATCGAGCAAAGAGTTTGATCGCGGATTTACGGGAACAGTTGTTCTGGGCTGGGAAAAAGCGTCCGAGTCGATTCCTCCCTCAACGCGTCGAGTGATTTTCCGGATTGGTGTTGTGCTCGCAAAGGAATCACAAACGGTGAAGCAATTGCGACCTTTATTCAAAGCAGGGTTGGGCGGTAAAATCGGTTCGGGCCAACAGGCCTTTCCGTTTGTCCATATTGATGATTTGGTGTCGGCTTTCGAAACAGCCCTGACCGATGAGAACTACAGCGGCATTTACAACCTGGTCGCTCCAAAGTCGATCAATAACGCCGAATTTACGAAGTGCTTTGCTCAAAC harbors:
- a CDS encoding acyl-CoA carboxylase subunit beta, which produces MDLQAKFEYFETINKQAELGGGQERIEKQHAGGKKTARERILELLDPGTFNEIDKLVTHRATDFGMDKNKIPGDGVITGYGKINGRLVYVYAQDFTVFGGSMSRTNADKIVKIQELAVKMGKPLIGLNDSGGARIQEGVQSLAGYADIFYNNVLSSGVIPQISVILGPCAGGAVYSPALTDFIFMVNETSHMFVTGPEVIKTVTHEDVSKEELGGASTHSHKSGVAHFTGENEEQTLMMVRELMSFLPLNNMEEPVELPCTDPIDREEEELNTIVPVDPNKPYDMKDIIYKIVDDEHFFEVQPHYASNIIIGYARFGGRSVGIVANQPASLAGVLDINSSAKAARFVRFCDAFNIPIVTLVDVPGFLPGTQQEFGGIIKHGAKLLYAFAEATVPKITLITRKAYGGAYDVMSSKHIGADVNYAYPTAEIAVMGPEGAINILRRDIKSDEEKAKAVELYRDTFANPYRAASLGYIDEIIYPKDTRKKIISALDMTHNKRKSNLPRKHGNIPL
- a CDS encoding serine hydrolase domain-containing protein, with product MKGKHLKLKDSLLKTILPVALILLSFYSCKKKTVDPRIVLDRDYKKEILAGRDALRVYLIGSETGISVSVSVDGKTVWSEGYGFANKELKAPARPETKYRIGRTSQIFPAMLIAKLQEEGKVDVNEPFSKYVPNYPAKQWDFTPYNLGTHSAGFPETDFILVQNKQDYKSLKEFIQATEKDSLLFKPNQYFAVSDYDPCLLGILAETIGQKSYPKLVKEMLLDTLGLNETELDSPSPIIDYRSTPYHRNFIAQVVNAPEIDSRFVSPAYGYLSTADDLNKLGQLLMNKEFFSEESYKLFFTPNTLDGGFQSNLGFGWNIYTDRQGRKVYIQEGSTIGGSSFLAIFPDQKLVVSICTNLADNSESVPSGKIVQLFLDKINPVKQEEPAAQKEEKAEKPAEQ
- the glyA gene encoding serine hydroxymethyltransferase; this encodes MKRDQLVFDIIEKERKRQLSGIELIASENFVSEQVMEAMGSVMTNKYAEGYPGKRYYGGCQIVDMTEQLAIDRIKELFGAEYANVQPHSGAQANAAVLSVILNPGDKFLGLDLAHGGHLSHGSPVNSSGILYQPIAYHVKEETGMVDYDEMEALAKEHQPKLIIGGASAYSREWDYARMRQIADEVGAMFMVDMAHPAGLIAAGLLENPVKYAHIVTSTTHKTLRGPRGGIILMGKDFENPFGFKTPKGETKMMSAVLDFAVFPGQQGGPLEHVIASKAIAFGEALDPSYKVYQAQVKKNASVMAEAFIAKGYKVISGGTDNHSMLIDLRTKFPELTGKKAENTLVLADITINKNMVPFDSRSPFTTSGLRVGTPAVTTRGLKEDAMPVIVDLIDEVLSNPDDEAVITSVRKRVNEMMKDLPLFAW
- a CDS encoding aminoacyl-tRNA deacylase, which encodes MPLKKLTDFLDRNNIEYITIRHSLAYNAQRIAATTHIPGKEIAKTVIVKIDGRLAMAVLPASYMINLRLLRETTGARLIGLASEMEFKNRFPDCELGAMPPFGNLYDMEVYVAESLIEDEEICFNAGTHVELIRMAYADFERLVEPVVLRFSKALTA
- a CDS encoding chloride channel protein, with product MMELKTKLLAFFNRMNDSKKVYWLSLLIGIVCGTAALLLKNLIHLIGETLVGNLKESDENYLFLAFPLIGIAITVLIVKLLIKDDLGHGVSKVLGAISLNKGNLKRHHTFSSMITSSFTIGFGGSVGAEAPVVLTGSAIGSNLARFFNLSHAQTMLMLGCGATGAIAGIFKAPLAGIVFTLEVLMLDLTMASLLPLLISGISAAVLAYYFMGDEVLFKFELVNSFDAGNIPFYLILGVFSGFISLYFTRMTMYLERRFKLIRKPINKILIGGLILGLCIFLFPPLWGEGYHSIDKIFNGLGPDLLDNSLFFNFKDQQWFIVIFLLLLVFIKVIAMTATTASGGVGGIFAPTLFVGAIGGYFVASFFNLVLGLNLPIDNFALAGMGAMMAGVMHAPLLGIFLTAEITGGYQLFFPLIIAAIASYVTIMAFEPYSIYTKALAKKGELVTHHKDKAVLHFMAVRELIETDFAIVSPEATLGDLTKIIAKSKRNLFPVVDDEGMMKGMIKMDDIREIIFNHELYDKIYVKDLMYMPEHYISPRDTMLKVAEKFESSARFNLAVLDNGKYLGFISRARVFSNYRNFVRTLSHD
- a CDS encoding chloride channel protein; translated protein: MPNKLSYAARFHRWRLRHLSERKFIILLSVVIGVIVGILATLLKNFVWKLQDLVNLVIEKNEGNSIYFILPIVGILLTVLFVRFIVRKPVRPGIPNVLHSISRRKGDLSRHNLYSSMVSSALTVSFGGSVGLEGPTVVSGAAYSSVLSRFFHLDYRSTILMLACSSAAAMAAIFKAPIAAIVFAVEVIMIDLTTFSLVPLLLSSSAAVMTSYFFMGHDVLYPFDVKSSFVVNDLPYYIALGILTGVVSAYFTKINIYITNRFEKIPGLWNRLLYGGLLLGFLIFLFPSLYGEGYLAINACLAGDYSYLYNNSVFFYLKDHFFLMVILLAAISLLKVVATSLAFGSGGVGGIFAPTLFTGVNVGAVFAVLVDRFGNQQIDKNNFALIGMAGLIAGVLHAPLTGIFLIADISGGYLLFVPLMITATFSFLTVKAFAPKSVYHAQLAQRRELMTHDKDKNILQMMEVKKLVETDFVTLHPDATLRDLTEAISTAHRNIFPVVDDEGYLKGMVKMDDIRHLIFKQELYDSVKVSELMYLPEHFISTADLMEQVVEKFEVTGRYNIAVIDEGRYIGFISRARVFSSYRKKMSHFSYE